The Quercus lobata isolate SW786 chromosome 4, ValleyOak3.0 Primary Assembly, whole genome shotgun sequence genome segment AAGATACACAAGGCCACAAAAGAAAAGCATGGTTTAAAAGCTCAGAACATAAAGCAAAAATCATGTATCCTATCGGAGAGTAGCTAATTAAGCAGTTTGTTGAGCAATGCTATTAAATGTGCACCAAGCACATATTGCTTTGTCCAGTTATCCAATGTATGCTGTTGTTAAAAATCTTCAATAATTTCTAGTCTATACACAAATCACACACACCAAACATGTACTTAAACTTCCGGTAAATAACAAATTATGGGGCCGCAAAGTTACTGATCAGGCTTAAAACAATATGTCTTTGTTGCAATTTTCAGTAAATTCCACAGAATGCAAAGCAAATCTGATTTATTAAGGCTTCAGTTTTCAATGCTAGCAACATTTATCAATTATTTGTACCTGAGCCACAATGTCATTGCCTCTGTAGATAGTGCAGGACTTGTGGAAAGGACAACCTTTCACTTTTAACTTAGAGGCTGAGTCTTCCCCATTCTCACCAACAAGAAATACCTCTAACTCTGTTCTGGTGAGCTTGTTCACCGTCCTCTGCACTCTGAATATACACTGCTTTTGATCGTCTTCACCCGTGAAGCCTTGCCACGACCCATTCTACAACAACAGCCATTAAACCAATCAAAACCCATATCCAAAATTAGAAATTCAATCACATATAAGCCTCCTTAATTATAGAGTTATTTGagaattttctaattcaaaCATTTGCAGTGTGCATTCTAAACTACGTAATTTTTCAATCAataaccaaaattcaaattgGCAAGTGTTTGaccttcaaatttcaataatattatCAATGCTTTCATAGTTTTAGCTCATcaacaaaaatggaaaataaaaacatgttggTTTAGACATTGTTTCAAACAATTGGTGGGCATTGCAAATTAAACGCAGAACcaaaaagagagacagagagagagagagactcacgCGGCAACGGTAGATGGAGATTAGGGGATTTCCCGTGGAATGGAGGAATAGCCTCTTATTTTTAGGTGAGGATTGACGGTTGAGTCTGAAAGTAACATTACCAGAGGCATCGGCGAACCCGAGATCGGCACCTGTAAGGCCTGGATGTTTTTTCGACACAAAGAGATCCACCGGGATCGGCGAACTGGTCATGGATGAATTGTACGGAAAATTTGGAACGCAAAATTGTTAGAAGCTAACGTTCAttcttcaaatcattttttttctattataataaataggtattgaataaaaaatttattgaaagatgaataattgttaaaaaaaataataataatgaatgaaaaaataatatttaaatgaaatagaaagtttattgataataataaaatttacttttcattatctaaatagtacaaaaatttgatgacTCTGCTAGAAATGCTCTTAACTTTCCCTTCCTTTTAGTTGTTAAGATAATAAGATTGggcctgttttttttttttattagtttatggCTGCCTGGACTAGCTTCACGTTTGTTTGGgcttcaaggttttttttttttttttttttttgggggttatatttaggatttgttttgtgtttttttgtgggTGAGTCTTATTAATAAGCCTTATGTTATGGttgtgcttaaatttttgttatgcttgtgcttaattttttttttaaaaaatttaatcttgtgtttatatatatatatatatatatattagttagtGGTAATATATTGAATAAGTCTTTATTTATGCAAGTTgagattgctaaaaacttgttattgttcGGTGAAACTACAACagtactttttatataaatcaggttttatttctcatttgctctatacttgaaagttattttttattttagtctttataaatatattgtttgattaaaaaTGTCTATTAGAAAATATGTATCtagatatgaaaaacttaaaaaaagaaaaaaaaaaaaagaaaaaaaaaattaattgagtctaAAAAAAgatcaatggataaatttgttattagtaataaacaaaatataatacaaaatttagatgaaaatatcacaaatgagcaagaaattcaccaaaaatgttagaagataatgaaatttaattagccaatttgcatctcaaaaggtaagaaaaatatattttaaatgaaatatattataatggCCAATTTCTCACTATGACTAAGAACCATCTCTTCCTTTATGTGATCATCCACATTTTGCATAACCATGCTTGTGTTAGGCAAATATCCACTATTCTTCATCTTCTTAACAAGATTTTTCAAGTAATTGTATATCTCTTTGTTAAGGGGATGAGACCCATCTCCTGATTCAGAGCTATGGACTTTTCTATCTATCTCAATCCATGTACATgcctttgtttttcttatttcccTCTTTGACAtcaattttctcacatttgCTACATCTTCCAAGTCCCCAATAATTCCATAGAAGTTGGACAACAACATATAGGCTCCTGCTTCTTCAGGTTCCAATTCAATTAATCTCTGTCCAACAGTCTTTGCTAGCTCTACATTCATGTGAGAACAACATGAACTAAAAAGCGCTGTTAGAAGCTTTGCCTCTAGCTTAATTGGCATCCTCTCCACAAAATTATGAGCCTCCGTAAGATGCCCAGCTCGTGCAAGTAAATCCACCATGCATGTGTAATGCTCCATCATGGGTGTGATGGAATATTTATGTACCATGGTGTTGAAATTCACCCACCCTTTTTGAACTAATCCAGCATGACTACATGCATATAAGGTTCCCAAGAatgtaatcttgtttgggacaATGCCCTTCCTTTCCATTTTGTCAAATGCCTCAAGCGCTTCCCATCCCAAGCCATGTCTTCCATAACCCACAATCAAAGAAGTCCATGAAACTACATTCTTGATTGGCATGTTCATGAAAAATTAGCACGCATCTTCCATGCGTCCACATTTAGCATACATGTCAAAGAAAGCATTTCCAACAGGTAAATATAGTTCAAACCCGTATTTAATCACTAGCCCATAAACTTGTTTACCATTAACCAAAGCAGCAAGATCAGCACAAACTGAAAGAACATTAGACATGGTCATAACATCAACTTCAGCTCCCTCCATTCTCATTTTCTTGAACAAAAACAACTCATTCCTTCCTTCTGAGTTTTGAGCAAGCCCTGAAATCAGTGAATTCCAAGATCCCATGTCGCATTCAGACATATTATCAAAGTCATTGCATCCGATGTCAAGTGACACCGGCATGACCCAAAAATCATGCTATTGTTTACAACATCTCTTTGAGGCATTTCATCATAAACACGGCGTCCTCTTTGATATCAATGCATTTACAGTACACGTCGAGAAGGGAAGTCATCAAAATCATATCTTTGTCAAACCCATGTTTGAATACTATGCAATGAACTTGCTTGCCATCTTCTATGGTACCATGTCTCTCCCACAGCCCATTACAATTGCTGACAGAAGAATCTCCGTGATTTTAAACCCAGCTCTTTGAAATTGATGGAATGTAAATAAGGCCAGACGAATTCTCCTTGTGTTATAAAAGAATTAATCCTTTTagaatatgataaatttttccAGAAAATATCTCCCACTAATCCGCGTTTCTCAGTTTCTGCATAAGTAATGGTGGCTCTGAAATTTGTATTACGTTGAGAAAAGGAGGGCAGAATGGAATCtttgaacaaagtttctctcaaATTCcgtatatttttatattgagcATATGTTTAggaataacttatttagttttttactaaaatttttttgttaaaattgtactaaagtatacttgtaccttgaaaaattttgaaaaactaaaaaaaaggaaaaaaagtgtgaattttgaaaatctaatcgttaaaatgcatattcttattatatcttttatgcttgcaaaatttcaagaagatcaaagatcaattacTATGTtatcaaataaatgttaaaatttcaagttcttataatctaaaattgtatataaaaaataagttcattgatggaataataaataacatccgatttgaatgaaatttgatatacatgttaagaatatgaaattCAGTGGTTAGAtcttttggctaaatattgtttaaatgcgagtttatttgtgatatatgtactgttcaaagttatttagctaagtaaagagagagataaatttTGGCAATATCATTACCGAAATTGTGAGAAAAAGcaagagaggaaagaaaaatgatgtcctcgaagagaggagagagaaaaagtaatttCGACAACATCATTGCCAAAAAATATTTGCTGCCCAAATTTTGGCCCGTGCTTGATTGTCTAGTTGACCGACACTAACCAAAATATAAGGAGAGAggagtgagaaaaaaaagttgaattgTGGCAATctcattgccgaaataggaggagagaagagagagtaaaaattaaattgtggCAATTAAAGTTCCAAAATAGGAGGAGAGGAGAGAGGAAAAAGTTGAATTGTGATAATctcattgccgaaataggaagagagaggagagagaaaaaaattgaattgtggcaatgtcattgccaaaatagtaaaagagagaaaaacaaattgatttgAAGCAATCTCATTGTTGAAATAGAAGGATAGTTTGGCTTGTGCTTGAATCGGATGATACAATTATACAAAGATTTTTTAGCTACAGGATTTAGGCATgttattagtttttcttatCCCATTCTTGTATGACATGGTGGCTTGGGCTTTTTAGCCCAAAGGGCTCAAATTGAAATCTTGCACTGAAATGTGGTTTAGTTTTGTAAATTGAGGAGGGACCTAAATCTTGCACTCAAATTTGAGGAGGGAcctaaatttttagttttgtaaattaataaaCCTGGTCATTAATAGTTGTGCTACTGATAAATTCATTAATAGTtaaaactagaatttttttgctgaaaatatagaaaaaaaaaattgaaaaataagctaaatagtaaaatgagactaatgaatagtatcaaaaagtacagtgagatttataaatagtagcaaaaataagctgaaattACAAATAAGTTGAAAATTTCAGTCCATCCCAAATGATCTCTAATCTAGCAAAATAATGATTGAGGCATTTCTCTCCTATGTGAGATTGAGCAAATCCGTGCAGGTGGGAGCAAGGGTCGACCCTGCCCatcccaaagcggacaatacctGATTGGGGAAAAATTCATTCCTCCCACAATGAGAAACAAAAATCCTGAAAGGTACTACCAACTTACCAAGGGtctttcctcaaaaaaaaaaaaaaacccaatcaagggtcaataaattttttttttttttttttttggggtcaatcTTTGGCATAATGAAGTAGGCCCAATTGGGATAAGAATTGGTTTTTCAAGAAACAATGATtgattattgaaattttttaaaatttcaatcttTGGTACAATGAAGTAGGGCAAATTAGGTAAGAACTCGGTTTTTATCCTTTATATTGTAGACTAAATAAATGTGTTCAATTTTGTACACTTTACAAGAATAgtgaatataaatatataattgtcCATTACCaataatgattaatttttttatcatctttAGAAATTAAATCGTATTAGATATTTGCAAATAATATTATAAGTGAATGATTACAGCCAATTTGATTGAAACATTTCAAATTTGCAAATTGCTTATCATGGAtagcaagaaaaaaagaaatgtaattTGTTGACCT includes the following:
- the LOC115987584 gene encoding protein LURP-one-related 7-like, which translates into the protein MTSSPIPVDLFVSKKHPGLTGADLGFADASGNVTFRLNRQSSPKNKRLFLHSTGNPLISIYRCRNGSWQGFTGEDDQKQCIFRVQRTVNKLTRTELEVFLVGENGEDSASKLKVKGCPFHKSCTIYRGNDIVAQTSLMYKLRQLYAKRNKFRLTIFPGSDDHALVAALVVIFLD